TCTCCAGTCCTGTGCACTTCAGCCAGCCCTGGGTCTGCTCCGGTATTCTCAGGGTGGTCCAGACATGCCTGCAGCTACATTGCTGCTTCTCTTCCGGCCTGAGCCCCATGGCTCCAGGACCCATGGAGGAATGACGAAAGGCTATAAGCCAAGGTCCACTGGGCTGGGAGTCCTGGCTGCCAGGAAGGCCTGGCTGCCAGGAAGGCCAGAACAGGCCAAGTGAGTCAGCTCTGCAGCAAGGCCGTCTGCTCTGGTCAGCCCAAAGTTTCCCATCACAGCAGCTTCCTTGTCTAGCACCTCACCCATTTTCTTTTATAGGCACCATTGCACCCTCATTGTACAcaagaggaaactaaggctcagatgGGGAGAATAACTTGCCCTGGTCACATCTCATCAGGCATAGGGTCACACCATGAATATGGGACTCATAAGGACATTTGAGAGCTCCCTAGCTGCAAGACTGTCTAACCCGTCCAGACTCCAGAGCCACCTCGTATGTCAGTGGAATCAAGTCAAGCCATCTTTGCCCCATGGTCTGAAACCTCCAGCCACGAGGCTACTCTATCCCTAGGACACACCCTCCCCTGGAGAGCCTCTGGCCTTTTCATACCTTTGCTGCTGATGATATGCGCCCCCCACCAACCTACCCTTCCCACCCAATTCTTACTTATCTTCTTCAGAGTCCAATCAAAAGCCAAACCCACCCATTATGATggttattatctttaaaaaatagaaaataacatatGTTGGAGAGGCTATAGAGAAATTGGAAGCTTTGGTCATcgctggtgggaaagtaaaatagtccagctgctatggaaaacagtatggcagtttctcaaagaattaaacatagaattaccatatgatccagccatttcTTTCCTGGGCATATACTCAGAAGAATTAAAGGCAGGAACTCAAACGTGTATTTGTATGCCcacgttcatagcagcattgttcacaacaatcaaaaggtagaagcaacacACGTGTGCATCAACAGAtacatggataaacaaaatgtgatatattcatacaatggaatattttcagcctctaaaaggaaagaaattctaacacgtgctaccacatggatgaatcttgaagacattatgctaagggaaataagccagtcacaaaagaacaaatactatatgattccacttatgtaagGTAACTAGAGTAGTTGAATTCACTGAAACAGAAATAGAATGGTGGGTACCAGGTGCTGGGTGGAGACAGAatgaggagttattgtttaatgggtatggagtttccatttgggaagatgaagaagttctggagatggaaggTGGAAACAGTGGTACAACAGTGCCCTCAGGGACAAGGACAAGGCCAAGGGAGCATTCATActcttaatgccactgaactgtacacttgaaaatggttaaCACCATAAATTTTTTGTGAAGTATACgttgttgcaattttttttttctttgagacaatgctttttgctcttgttgcccaggctggagtgcagtggcacaatctcgactcactgcaacctccacttcccggcttcaagcgattctcctgcttcagcctcccgagtagctgggattacaggcacacgccaccacgcctggcaaattttgtatttttagtagagacggggtttctccatgttagtcgcaaactcccgacctcaggtgatccacctgcctcgacctcccaaagtcctgggattacaggcgtgagccactgcgcccggcctgcatttttttttttcaaagccaaACCCTCTGTCAATCCATCCCTGATACTCTCAAGCGGGTAAGAGAACAAGTTTCATCACAGGATCACCAGCAATTTATAGcaaaattttcaattaaaaattattacaattaattttatatttaaaaatcaacaggTGAAACATAGCACCAGGatgttgttttaatttaactttttttttttttttttttttttgctaatgtcaaatttttttcaagtttcctAATTGGCTCTATTTCCTGTTTTGAAATGCTGGTCTCTGTTGCTTCATCTTGAAATATATAGATATTTCATCTAcatgaaatgtaaatatttacatcTATATCTTTAGAGATACTCCAACTATATTTCAcctgtatatatttttcatctgTCTATCAAGTTGAAACAACAGGGATGGCAGGAGCCAGGCCCAGGTGGAAGGAAGAGCGGGAGGAACTGGCCCCTGCAGCAGGGAGCACTGCCAGCCAGCCTCCAGGCTAGGGGTTAGGGGACCACTCTAGACCTGGGAGGAACACTGGCCAAAGCAAGaaaactgggaccacaggtggggtGCAGGATGGGATGGGAACCAAGCTGGAGGAGTAGGAGCTAACATTTATCCAGAGTGGCCATTTATCAGGCTTACCTGATAAATGGGGAAGGATTGTCATCCAGTGTGGCAGGTCATACTTTATTAGGGTTGGAGAAGCAGGATTAGAACCAGCACATGCAGCCCATAGTTTTTGCACAGGAGCTCACTGCGGAGCAGAGGGGGCGCAGAGAAATTCCACGTAGGAAGCCTCATAAATAATGGTCaaaaaagagaggagggaggtggcaggtTCCATTCAGAGGAAGAGCACTGAGGACCTGCGGACAGGATGCGACAGCGGCAGGAGTGAGGGTGGCTGCCGCAGCTAGACTGGCCAGTCCTGACTCAGCTCAAGCAGACAGGGCGGAGGAGCGCCCCTGGAGGAAGGGCCCGGCCTTCAGCAACCTGGGGTTCCAGGCCTACCTACTTGGGTACGCCCAGTTCTGTGATCTGGGCAAGTTCTGTTCctcctctgagtctcagttttctcctctgagcctcagtttcctccctgcTTAGCAGAGTAAAAACACGCCTTTTGCTTTGCACCGAAGTTTGCACGCCTCGTATTTGACAATGCGCTTGTTTTTCTGGCACACCTGGTTGTGCAATGTCAGCGTCTAGAAGCAGCTGAGCAGCGAAAGCGGAAACACCCACAGGGCACTCCTCGGGCCCACCCACCTGCGGGAGGCGCCCTGAGACCGAGAGGCTGCCGGGCCCGGGGCCTCTGCCGGCTGCCCTTCGCCTCCCGCACGGCGCTCGCTCGGGGGACGCCCCCATCCACTGCCCTCCGCAGCCTCAGGCACAAGGGCAAGGCCAGGGAAGCAGAGGGGGCAGCCATGGCGGAGCCGGAGGCTGTGGCCGATGACCTAGACGCCCTCATCGACGACCTGGACTACCTGCCGGGCCACTTTCACCTGGAGATGCAGTTGAACTTCGAGCCGCACTCGCCGGCGCCGCAGCGCGCCCGGGACATGAAGCTGCAGCGGGAGGGTCTGCGGCAGGAGCTCGAGCTGGCGGCCGCCCCGCAGCGCCCCGCCGTGCGTCACCTCCTGGGCGCTTTCGCATTCTACCTGGAGGAGCTGGACGAGGCCCGCGAGTGCTTCCTCGAGGTGACCCGCGAGCACCCGGGCAACCTCAACGCCTGGGCCAATCTGGCACACGTGTACGGGCGGCTGGGCcaggatgaagaggaggaggcgTGCGCCGCGCGGCTGGCCGGCCTCATGGGCCTGGCGGAGGAGCCCGAAGCCGCCGGGGACCCCCAGCTCCGCGCCGCTCGCTGCCTGGCCGAGCAGGGCTACGCGCACGGCTTCGACGTGGGCTGCGCCAGCCCAGAGGAGCGTGCGCGGGGGCTGGCGGCAGGCATCGCGCTCTACGACAAGGCGCTGGGCTACGGGCAGCAGGTGGGTGACCCCTGTCTCCCTACCTCCCGCTGGGAGGACTGTGACCATGGTCCCTTCTGTCTGCAGAGATGCTCCGGTACCCCTGACTCTCCCTCAACCCCGGTTCTTCGGTCTCCCAAATGCCTGTCCAATGTGCATCCCCGGCCTGCCCCAGCCACTCCTGTAGCCCTCTCCTGGTCTAGGGAGTGGAACCGCTTCCTAGTAGGACTGCCTGCCCAAGCCTCTCTTTTGGAAACAGCACAAGCCCAACCTGGGCAATTCATCCTTCTTACCTTGCTCCTCCCAGCAAGTGCCTGTTCCTGCGCCTGTGCACATCCACCTAAGTAAAAGGCACAATCACGCATCCTGCCAGAAACTTGGGCACATTCCCACCTCTTCTCTCCCGCTCACTTCCATCCCCATCCATTCAGTCCCCAAATCTTGTCCCTTCAACCTCCTGTTATCTCTGAGGTCTCTCCACACTTCTCCAGCCTTCCTCTGCCAGCCCAGCTTCCATACCTTCCTGCATGCACCAGTGTAGCAGCTGTCACCCATCCTTGGGGTCCTGCCCTCCAGCTTGACCcttctgcctcatcttcccaTCTGCTGCCAGTGTGGTGGTGCTCCATCTCGCGGGCCATGTCCCCACTGCCTGGTAGATAATTCCTAGGCTCTTTGATGGGTATTTAACATCCTCCATGATCTACCTGTCTGTCCTTCCTCTGCCACGTTCCCCCTTCCAAGCCACTGTGTGTCACTTTGCCACACTCTACTTCCCCTTGTTCCTCCATGGGCCAGATCTCCTTACAGCTCACCTTGTCCCTTTCTCAGCCTCTTCCTGGGGTGCCCTTTGGCTCCACCTTTGCCTAGAAGGTTGTCTTTAGTCTCGGGTTGGTCTCAGACATcccctcctctaggaagcctccACTAACTCCTCAGGCTGGGTCAGCGCTTCCTCTGGGCTCCCATAGCACTGCTCACACTGTCCgtttcccagcctccagctcaACCGTGAGGTCTCTGAGAGTGAGGACAATGTCTGTCTGGTTTACCACTGTAAACCCAATACACACcggcacagcacctggcacacagtggcactcaataaatgtatctaataaatgaatggatatatGTGCAGCATAGGGCCTAGCACTCAATAGGCAAATACTAGGTATATtatctactgctgcataacaaatacCCCCAAAATTTAGCaacttaaaatattaagtatatattatGGCCCAGTTTTTGTGAGTCAGGAATCCAGGCATGGCTTCACTCAGTGCCCTCGGGCtgtggtctcatctgaaggcCGGGATcttcttccaagctcactcacatgctgttggcaggattcagttcctcACTGGCTTCTGCCAATGGCTTCCCTCTTTTCCTTGCCACATGGACATTTCACCACTTTTGCTATTTTCTGctcattagaagcaagtcacaggttcAGCCCACACTCAAAGGGGAGGATTACACAAAGACATGAATACCTGGAAGTGGGGATCACTGGGGCTATCTCGGAGGCAGCCTGTACTGAATGACAGACAAATGATGTGGTAGAGCATTATTCTCTTTTACAGAATAGGAAACCACAGTTCAGAGGGGTTCCATGAAGGCACAGCACAGACAGGGTTGAGCTGCTAAcaattatgttttataatattttagatttGTGATATGTAAATAACAAGCCTTCACACATGGGTAGCACAACTCCCTTCACAAAGGCTCTGCACACTCCCCTCAGTGCCTTTTCCATGAATGTTCATGGCTTCTGTAAGAGAAG
This DNA window, taken from Macaca mulatta isolate MMU2019108-1 chromosome 1, T2T-MMU8v2.0, whole genome shotgun sequence, encodes the following:
- the TTC22 gene encoding tetratricopeptide repeat protein 22 isoform X3 — protein: MAEPEAVADDLDALIDDLDYLPGHFHLEMQLNFEPHSPAPQRARDMKLQREGLRQELELAAAPQRPAVRHLLGAFAFYLEELDEARECFLEVTREHPGNLNAWANLAHVYGRLGQDEEEEACAARLAGLMGLAEEPEAAGDPQLRAARCLAEQGYAHGFDVGCASPEERARGLAAGIALYDKALGYGQQIPMEEKRGWYFTMATLYIRLDGIFLELGSEEQKRLPAFNRTLALLRQVLKSEDPRHQALAWCYLGMLLERNDTFSTTPMGVHDCGYSGTDPLDCFGKAIEIAKNQPPILNRLAKIFYFLGKQDMAIGTCNMALDVLQDPELNWQAYCTRAKMRSHMLPRLISNSWAQAVLPP